From Mycolicibacterium nivoides, a single genomic window includes:
- a CDS encoding PucR family transcriptional regulator, which yields MADNRFVPPKSTVEVLETVPDSVLRRLKQYSGRLATEAVHAMAERLDFFSDLDASQRASVQLVVQTAVVNFVEWMRDPESDVSYTAQAFEVVPQDLRRRIALRQSVEMVRTSMEFFEEVVPLLARSEVQLNALTAGILRYSRDLAFAAASAYADQAEARGAWDLRMEANVVDAVVRGDTGTELQSQAAALNWDATAPATVIVGLPHPDRLDLARDDIHDVTKRHNRAALSDVHGTWLVTIVSGPLSATDRFLVDVLSVFADGPVVVGPTTPTLTAAHRSATEAISGMNAVAGWPGAPRPVSARELLPERALLGDATAIAALESEVMRPLADAGPALTETLDAFLDSGGAIEACARKLFVHPNTVRYRLKRIGDFTGRDPAVPRDAYVLRVASTVGRLSKQAYQPSTPNAGTVVIPAIRPPHSARQRA from the coding sequence ATGGCTGACAACCGGTTCGTTCCGCCGAAGTCGACGGTCGAGGTCCTTGAGACCGTGCCCGACTCGGTGCTGCGCCGGTTGAAGCAGTATTCCGGCCGGCTGGCCACCGAGGCGGTGCACGCCATGGCCGAGCGCCTGGACTTCTTCTCCGATCTGGACGCGTCGCAACGGGCCAGCGTGCAGTTGGTCGTACAGACCGCCGTGGTCAACTTCGTCGAATGGATGCGGGACCCGGAAAGCGACGTCAGCTACACCGCCCAGGCCTTCGAGGTGGTGCCGCAGGACCTGCGGCGTCGCATCGCCCTGCGGCAGTCGGTCGAGATGGTGCGGACCTCGATGGAGTTCTTCGAAGAGGTGGTGCCGCTGCTGGCCCGCTCCGAGGTCCAGCTCAACGCGCTGACGGCCGGCATCCTGCGCTACAGCCGCGACCTGGCGTTCGCGGCGGCCAGCGCCTATGCCGATCAGGCCGAGGCCCGCGGGGCCTGGGACCTCCGGATGGAGGCCAACGTCGTCGACGCGGTGGTGCGCGGCGACACCGGGACCGAACTGCAGTCCCAGGCCGCGGCGCTGAACTGGGACGCCACCGCGCCGGCCACGGTGATCGTCGGCCTACCGCACCCGGACCGGCTGGATCTGGCCCGGGACGACATCCACGACGTCACCAAGCGCCACAACCGGGCGGCCCTGTCTGATGTCCACGGAACGTGGCTGGTCACGATCGTGTCGGGCCCGCTGTCAGCAACCGATCGCTTCCTGGTCGACGTGCTGTCGGTATTCGCCGACGGCCCGGTCGTGGTCGGGCCGACAACCCCGACGCTGACGGCCGCCCACCGCAGCGCCACCGAGGCGATCTCGGGCATGAACGCGGTGGCCGGATGGCCCGGCGCACCCCGCCCGGTGTCGGCGCGCGAACTGCTGCCGGAACGGGCCCTGCTGGGCGACGCGACGGCGATCGCGGCGTTGGAAAGCGAGGTCATGCGCCCCTTGGCCGATGCCGGACCGGCGCTCACCGAGACCCTCGACGCGTTCCTGGATTCCGGGGGCGCCATCGAAGCTTGCGCACGCAAATTGTTCGTTCATCCAAACACGGTGCGTTACCGGCTGAAACGGATCGGCGACTTCACCGGCCGCGACCCCGCCGTGCCGCGGGACGCCTACGTGCTGCGCGTTGCGTCCACGGTGGGCAGACTGAGCAAACAGGCGTACCAGCCGAGCACGCCAAATGCCGGAACCGTCGTGATACCGGCGATTCGCCCGCCACATTCCGCCAGACAGCGGGCCTGA
- a CDS encoding ACP S-malonyltransferase gives MLALLAPGQGSQTPGMLSPWLELPGAADRLATWSQISGLDLARLGTTATAEEITDTAVTQPLVVAATLLAYEELAKRGVPIAADPAATLVAGHSVGEIAAYAIAGVISADDAVKLAATRGAEMAKACAVEPTGMSAVLGGDEAEVLARLESLDLVPANRNAAGQIVAAGAIAALEKLAEDPPAKARVRQLATAGAFHTHYMASALDGYAAAAASVTTSEPTATLLSNADGQPVASASDAMEKLVSQLTKPVRWDLCTATMRDRFQGAERAGIVEFPPAGTLVGIAKRELKGTPTRAVKAPADLDGLDEL, from the coding sequence GTGCTCGCATTGCTTGCTCCCGGACAGGGATCGCAGACCCCCGGCATGCTCTCCCCTTGGTTGGAGCTGCCCGGTGCGGCCGATCGCCTCGCCACGTGGTCGCAGATCAGCGGCCTGGATCTGGCACGTCTGGGAACCACCGCCACCGCGGAGGAGATCACCGACACCGCGGTGACGCAGCCGCTGGTGGTGGCCGCCACGCTGCTGGCCTATGAGGAACTGGCCAAGCGCGGCGTTCCCATCGCCGCCGATCCGGCCGCGACACTAGTCGCCGGCCATTCGGTCGGTGAGATCGCCGCCTACGCCATCGCCGGCGTCATCTCCGCCGACGACGCGGTCAAGCTGGCCGCCACCCGTGGCGCCGAGATGGCCAAGGCCTGCGCCGTCGAGCCGACCGGCATGTCGGCGGTGCTCGGTGGCGACGAGGCCGAGGTGCTGGCCCGGCTGGAGTCACTGGACCTGGTCCCGGCCAACCGCAACGCCGCCGGCCAGATCGTGGCCGCCGGTGCGATCGCGGCGCTGGAGAAGCTCGCCGAGGATCCGCCAGCCAAGGCCCGCGTCCGTCAGCTGGCGACCGCAGGCGCGTTCCACACCCATTACATGGCTTCCGCGCTGGATGGCTACGCCGCCGCAGCCGCGTCTGTAACGACCTCCGAGCCCACCGCGACACTTCTGTCGAACGCGGACGGCCAGCCGGTCGCCTCGGCTTCCGATGCGATGGAGAAGTTGGTGTCCCAGCTGACCAAGCCGGTGCGCTGGGATCTGTGCACCGCCACCATGCGGGACCGTTTCCAGGGCGCCGAGCGCGCCGGGATCGTCGAATTCCCGCCGGCAGGCACCCTGGTCGGCATCGCCAAGCGTGAACTGAAGGGCACACCCACCCGCGCGGTCAAGGCCCCCGCAGACCTGGATGGCTTGGACGAGCTGTAA
- the kasB gene encoding 3-oxoacyl-ACP synthase KasB, protein MAGLSTGNGLPNVVVTGVAMSTALATDAESTWKKLLDGQSGIRTLTDSFVEEYDLPVRIGGHLLEDFDHELTRVELRRLSYLQKMSTVIGRRVWANAGSPEVDTRRLMVSIGTGMGSSEELVFAYDGMRTKGLRAVSPLVVQMYMPNGAAAAVGLDRKAKAGVCTSISACASGSEAIANAWRQIVLGEADIAICGGVETKIEAVPIAGFAQMRIVLSNTNDDPAGACRPFDKDRNGFVFGEGGALMVIETEEHAKARGANILGRLMGASVTSDGYHIVAPDPNGEQAGHAMTRAIELAGLQPTDIDHINAHATGTSVGDVAEGKAINNAMRGHVPAVYAPKSALGHSVGAVGAVESILTVMALRDGVIPPTLNLRNLDPEIDLDVVSGDPRQGDFKYAINNSFGFGGHNVALAFGKY, encoded by the coding sequence ATGGCGGGATTGTCCACTGGGAATGGTCTTCCCAATGTGGTTGTCACCGGCGTAGCCATGTCAACGGCGCTGGCAACCGATGCTGAAAGCACCTGGAAGAAGCTGCTCGACGGTCAGAGTGGCATACGCACTCTCACCGATTCGTTCGTCGAGGAGTACGACCTGCCGGTTCGCATCGGCGGGCATCTTCTCGAGGATTTCGATCACGAGCTGACGCGGGTCGAACTGCGCCGGTTGTCATATTTGCAAAAGATGTCGACGGTGATCGGCCGCCGGGTCTGGGCCAACGCAGGCTCCCCGGAGGTCGATACCCGTCGCCTCATGGTGTCCATCGGCACCGGCATGGGTTCCTCCGAGGAACTCGTGTTCGCCTACGACGGCATGCGGACCAAGGGCCTGCGCGCCGTGTCACCACTGGTCGTGCAGATGTACATGCCCAACGGTGCGGCAGCGGCTGTCGGGCTGGATCGCAAGGCCAAGGCCGGGGTGTGTACCTCGATCTCGGCCTGCGCCTCCGGTTCCGAGGCCATCGCCAACGCCTGGCGCCAGATCGTGCTCGGCGAGGCCGACATCGCGATCTGCGGTGGCGTCGAGACAAAGATCGAGGCCGTGCCGATCGCCGGCTTCGCGCAGATGCGCATCGTGCTGTCGAACACCAACGACGATCCGGCGGGCGCGTGCCGCCCGTTCGACAAGGACCGCAACGGTTTCGTGTTCGGCGAGGGCGGTGCCCTCATGGTCATCGAGACCGAGGAGCACGCCAAGGCGCGCGGCGCCAACATCCTGGGCCGTCTGATGGGTGCGAGCGTCACGTCGGACGGCTACCACATCGTCGCGCCGGACCCCAACGGCGAGCAGGCTGGTCACGCCATGACCCGCGCCATCGAACTGGCGGGCCTGCAGCCCACCGACATCGATCACATCAATGCGCATGCCACGGGCACCAGCGTCGGCGATGTGGCCGAGGGGAAAGCGATCAACAACGCGATGCGCGGCCACGTGCCCGCTGTCTACGCGCCCAAGTCCGCTCTCGGACACTCGGTCGGCGCGGTCGGCGCGGTGGAGTCCATCCTGACGGTCATGGCGCTGCGGGACGGCGTCATTCCGCCGACGCTCAACCTGCGCAACCTCGATCCGGAGATCGATCTGGACGTGGTGTCCGGTGACCCGCGGCAAGGCGACTTCAAGTACGCGATCAACAATTCGTTCGGATTCGGTGGGCACAACGTCGCGCTCGCCTTCGGAAAGTACTGA
- the acpM gene encoding meromycolate extension acyl carrier protein AcpM, producing MAASQEEIIAGLAEIIEEVTGIEPSEVTPEKSFVDDLDIDSLSMVEIAVQTEDKYGVKIPDEDLAGLRTVGDVVSYIQKLEEENPEAAAALREKFGSE from the coding sequence GTGGCCGCCAGTCAAGAAGAAATCATCGCCGGTCTCGCAGAGATCATCGAAGAGGTCACCGGCATCGAGCCGTCTGAGGTGACCCCGGAGAAGTCGTTCGTCGACGACCTGGACATCGACTCGCTGTCGATGGTGGAGATCGCCGTGCAGACCGAGGACAAGTACGGCGTGAAGATCCCCGATGAGGATCTGGCCGGCCTGCGCACCGTCGGTGACGTCGTCTCCTACATCCAGAAGCTCGAAGAAGAGAACCCCGAGGCTGCCGCCGCCCTGCGCGAGAAGTTTGGCTCGGAATGA
- a CDS encoding acyl-CoA carboxylase subunit beta, giving the protein MTIMAPEAAAESLDPRDPLLRLQTFFDDDSVELLHERDRSGVLAAAGTVNGVRTVAFCTDGTVMGGAMGIEGCAHIVNAYDTAIEEQSPIVGIWHSGGARLAEGVKALHAVGLVFEAMIRASGYIPQISVVVGFAAGGAAYGPALTDVIIMAPDSKVFVTGPDVVRSVTGEDVDMVSLGGPDAHHKKSGVCHIVADDELDAYERGRRLVGLFSQQGHFDRNKAEAGDTDLAALMPESARRAYDVHPIIEALLDEGVPFEEFQAKWAPSIVVGLGRLAGRSVGVIANNPLRLGGCLNSESAEKSARFVRLCDAFGIPLVVVVDVPGYLPGVDQEWGGVVRRGAKLLHAFGESSVPRVTLVTRKIYGGAYIAMNSRSLNATKVFAWPDAEVAVMGAKAAVGILHKRKLAAAPDHEREALHEELAIEHERIAGGVDSAIEIGVVDEKIDPAHTRSKLTQALAEAPHRRGRHKNIPL; this is encoded by the coding sequence ATGACGATCATGGCCCCCGAAGCTGCGGCTGAATCGCTAGACCCCCGCGATCCACTGCTGCGCCTGCAGACCTTCTTCGACGACGACAGCGTCGAGCTGCTGCACGAGCGGGACCGGTCCGGCGTGCTGGCCGCGGCCGGCACCGTCAACGGTGTCCGCACGGTGGCGTTCTGCACCGACGGCACCGTGATGGGCGGTGCCATGGGCATCGAGGGCTGTGCCCACATCGTCAACGCCTACGACACCGCGATCGAGGAGCAGAGCCCGATCGTGGGTATCTGGCACTCGGGCGGCGCCCGGCTGGCCGAGGGCGTCAAGGCGCTGCATGCGGTCGGCCTGGTCTTCGAGGCGATGATCCGGGCGTCGGGCTACATCCCGCAGATCTCGGTGGTCGTCGGCTTCGCCGCCGGCGGTGCGGCTTACGGTCCCGCCCTGACCGACGTCATCATCATGGCTCCGGACAGCAAGGTGTTCGTCACCGGTCCGGACGTGGTGCGCAGCGTCACCGGTGAGGACGTCGACATGGTGTCTCTCGGCGGCCCCGACGCCCACCACAAGAAGTCCGGTGTGTGCCACATCGTCGCCGACGATGAGCTCGACGCCTACGAGCGCGGCCGTCGCCTGGTCGGGTTGTTCAGCCAGCAGGGCCATTTCGACCGGAACAAGGCCGAAGCAGGCGACACCGACCTGGCCGCGCTGATGCCCGAGTCGGCCCGCCGCGCCTACGACGTGCACCCGATCATCGAGGCGCTGCTCGACGAGGGCGTGCCGTTCGAGGAATTCCAGGCCAAGTGGGCACCGTCGATCGTCGTCGGTCTCGGTCGGCTCGCCGGCCGGTCGGTCGGCGTGATCGCCAACAACCCGCTGCGTCTAGGCGGTTGCCTGAACTCCGAAAGTGCCGAGAAGTCGGCACGTTTCGTGCGGCTGTGCGACGCGTTCGGCATTCCGCTGGTGGTCGTCGTCGACGTCCCGGGCTACCTGCCCGGCGTGGACCAGGAGTGGGGCGGTGTGGTGCGCCGCGGCGCCAAGCTGCTGCACGCCTTCGGTGAGTCCTCGGTCCCCCGCGTCACCCTGGTGACCCGCAAGATCTACGGCGGCGCCTACATCGCGATGAACTCGCGTTCGCTCAACGCCACCAAGGTGTTCGCCTGGCCGGACGCCGAGGTCGCCGTCATGGGCGCCAAGGCCGCCGTCGGCATCCTGCACAAGCGCAAGCTGGCCGCCGCTCCGGATCACGAGCGTGAGGCGCTGCACGAGGAGCTGGCCATCGAGCACGAGCGCATCGCCGGCGGTGTGGATTCCGCGATCGAGATCGGCGTGGTCGACGAGAAGATCGATCCGGCGCACACCCGCAGCAAGCTGACGCAGGCGCTGGCCGAGGCCCCGCACCGGCGCGGCCGCCACAAGAACATCCCGCTGTAA
- a CDS encoding SDR family oxidoreductase, with protein MSKLEGKSAIVAAGAKNLGGLISTTLASRGVNVAVHYNSAASEADADKTVAAVQDAGVKAVKVQGDLTVPANVERLFDTAVDAFGSVDIAINTVGKVLRKPFVETTEAEYDSMFDINAKAAYFFLQQAGKRLNDNGSVVTIVTALLAAYTDGYSTYAGSKSPVEHFTRAASKEFGVRGINVNNVAPGPMDTPFFYPQETPERVEFHKSQAMGNRLTEITDIAPLVVFLTDEGHWINGQTLFANGGYTTR; from the coding sequence ATGAGCAAACTGGAAGGCAAATCAGCGATAGTTGCTGCCGGGGCCAAGAACCTCGGCGGCCTGATCAGCACGACGTTGGCTTCGAGGGGTGTCAACGTCGCCGTTCACTACAACAGCGCTGCCAGCGAGGCGGATGCCGACAAGACGGTCGCCGCAGTGCAGGACGCGGGCGTCAAGGCCGTCAAGGTGCAGGGCGACCTGACGGTGCCGGCGAATGTCGAGCGGCTCTTCGACACCGCCGTCGACGCGTTCGGCAGCGTCGACATCGCGATCAACACGGTGGGCAAGGTGTTGCGGAAGCCGTTCGTGGAAACCACCGAGGCCGAATACGACTCCATGTTCGACATCAATGCCAAGGCGGCCTACTTCTTCCTGCAGCAGGCGGGCAAGCGGCTCAACGACAACGGCTCGGTGGTCACCATCGTGACCGCGCTGCTGGCGGCATACACCGACGGTTACTCGACCTACGCGGGCTCCAAGAGCCCCGTCGAACACTTCACCCGGGCCGCATCCAAGGAATTCGGCGTCCGCGGCATCAACGTCAACAACGTGGCGCCCGGTCCGATGGACACACCGTTCTTCTATCCGCAGGAGACCCCGGAGCGGGTCGAGTTCCACAAGTCGCAGGCAATGGGTAACCGGCTGACCGAGATCACCGACATCGCCCCGCTGGTGGTGTTTCTCACCGACGAGGGGCACTGGATCAACGGGCAGACCCTCTTCGCCAACGGCGGTTACACCACTCGTTAG
- the aceE gene encoding pyruvate dehydrogenase (acetyl-transferring), homodimeric type, whose protein sequence is MTTEFVRQDLAQNSSTAAEPDRVRVIREGVASYLPDIDTDETAEWLESFDELLERSGPARARYLMLRLLERSREKRVAIPALTSTDYVNTIPTELEPWFPGDEDVERRFRAWIRWNAAIMVHRAQRPGVGVGGHISTYASSASLYEVGFNHFFRGKSHPGGGDQVFIQGHASPGIYARAFLEGRLTTDQLDGFRQEHSHPGGGLPSYPHPRLMPDFWEFPTVSMGLGPMNAIYQARFNHYLHDRGIKDTSDQHVWAFLGDGEMDEPESRGLIQVAANEALDNLTFVVNCNLQRLDGPVRGNGKIIQELESFFRGAGWNVIKVVWGREWDALLHADRDGALVNLMNTTPDGDYQTYKANDGAYVRDHFFGRDPRTKALVEPMTDQEIWNLKRGGHDYRKVYAAYRAAMEHKGQPTIILAKTIKGYTLGSHFEGRNATHQMKKLALQDLKDFRDVTRVPITDEQLEQDPYLPPYYHPGPEAPEIRYLLDRRRALGGFVPARRNKSTPLALPASDAYSALKKGSGNQAVATTMATVRTFKELLRDKNIGPRLVPIIPDEARTFGMDSWFPSLKIYNRNGQLYTSVDSTLMLAYKESEIGQILHEGINEAGSTSSFTAVGTSYSTHNEPMIPIYIFYSMFGFQRTGDGLWAAADQMAKGFVLGATAGRTTLTGEGLQHADGHSLLLASTNPAAVTYDPAFAYEIAHIIESGLQRMYGEHAENVFFYITIYNEPYVQPAEPADLDTEALLRGMYRYRRAPEQRTNTAQILASGVSMPEALRAADMLAAEWDVAADVWSVTSWGELNREGVEIERHRLRHPDQPARTPHVTSALADAAGPVVAVSDWMRAVPEQIRPWVPGTYITLGTDGFGFSDTRPAARRYFNTDAESVVVAALEGLARDGEIDPSVAIAAAKQYKIDDVFAAAVSYVDTGSA, encoded by the coding sequence TTGACCACCGAGTTCGTGCGCCAGGATCTGGCCCAAAACTCCTCTACCGCAGCCGAACCCGACCGGGTCCGGGTGATTCGCGAGGGAGTTGCCTCCTACCTTCCGGATATCGATACCGACGAGACCGCGGAATGGCTGGAGTCGTTCGACGAATTGCTGGAGCGATCCGGTCCGGCGCGGGCCCGGTACCTGATGTTGCGGCTGCTGGAGCGCTCGCGCGAGAAGCGCGTCGCGATCCCGGCACTGACGTCGACCGATTACGTCAACACCATTCCCACCGAGCTGGAGCCCTGGTTCCCCGGCGACGAGGATGTCGAGCGACGCTTCCGCGCCTGGATCCGGTGGAACGCGGCCATCATGGTGCACCGCGCCCAGCGCCCGGGAGTCGGTGTGGGCGGCCATATTTCGACGTACGCATCGTCGGCGTCGCTGTATGAGGTCGGCTTCAACCACTTCTTCCGCGGCAAATCCCACCCAGGCGGTGGCGACCAGGTTTTCATCCAGGGCCACGCCTCCCCCGGCATCTATGCACGCGCCTTCCTCGAAGGCCGCCTGACGACCGACCAACTGGATGGTTTCCGCCAGGAGCACAGCCATCCCGGCGGTGGCCTGCCGTCCTACCCGCACCCGCGCCTGATGCCGGACTTCTGGGAATTCCCGACGGTGTCGATGGGCCTGGGTCCGATGAACGCCATCTATCAGGCCCGGTTCAACCACTACCTGCATGACCGCGGCATCAAGGACACCTCCGATCAGCACGTGTGGGCGTTCCTCGGCGACGGCGAGATGGACGAGCCCGAGAGCCGCGGCCTGATCCAGGTGGCCGCCAACGAGGCGCTCGACAACCTGACCTTCGTGGTGAACTGCAACCTGCAGCGCCTGGACGGCCCCGTGCGCGGCAACGGCAAGATCATCCAGGAACTGGAGTCGTTCTTCCGCGGCGCCGGCTGGAACGTCATCAAGGTGGTCTGGGGCCGCGAGTGGGACGCCCTGCTGCACGCCGATCGCGACGGCGCGCTGGTCAACCTGATGAATACGACGCCTGACGGTGACTACCAGACGTACAAGGCCAACGACGGCGCCTACGTGCGCGATCACTTCTTCGGCCGCGACCCGCGCACCAAGGCTCTGGTCGAGCCGATGACCGACCAGGAGATCTGGAACCTCAAGCGCGGCGGTCACGACTACCGCAAGGTGTATGCCGCCTACCGGGCCGCGATGGAGCACAAGGGCCAGCCGACCATCATCCTGGCCAAGACCATCAAGGGCTACACGCTGGGCAGCCACTTCGAGGGCCGCAACGCCACGCACCAGATGAAAAAGCTTGCGCTGCAAGACCTCAAAGACTTCCGCGACGTCACCCGGGTGCCCATCACCGATGAGCAGCTCGAGCAGGACCCCTACCTGCCGCCGTACTACCACCCGGGGCCCGAGGCACCCGAGATCCGCTACCTGCTGGACCGCCGCCGCGCCCTTGGCGGCTTCGTGCCGGCACGACGGAACAAGTCCACGCCGCTGGCGCTGCCCGCATCCGACGCCTACTCGGCGTTGAAGAAGGGGTCGGGCAACCAGGCCGTTGCCACCACCATGGCCACGGTGCGCACGTTCAAGGAACTGTTGCGGGACAAGAACATCGGTCCGCGTCTGGTGCCGATCATCCCCGACGAGGCCCGCACCTTCGGTATGGACTCGTGGTTCCCGAGCCTGAAGATCTACAACCGCAACGGGCAGCTGTACACATCGGTGGACTCGACGTTGATGCTGGCCTACAAGGAATCCGAGATCGGCCAGATCCTGCACGAGGGCATCAACGAGGCCGGGTCGACGTCGTCGTTCACCGCGGTGGGCACGTCGTACTCCACCCACAACGAGCCGATGATCCCGATCTACATCTTCTATTCGATGTTCGGGTTCCAGCGGACCGGCGACGGCCTGTGGGCGGCGGCCGATCAGATGGCCAAGGGCTTCGTGCTCGGGGCGACCGCCGGACGCACCACGCTGACCGGCGAGGGCCTGCAGCACGCCGATGGCCATTCGCTGCTGCTGGCGTCGACCAACCCGGCCGCGGTGACCTACGACCCGGCGTTCGCCTACGAGATCGCCCACATCATCGAGAGCGGCCTGCAGCGGATGTACGGCGAGCACGCCGAGAACGTGTTCTTCTACATCACCATCTACAACGAGCCCTACGTGCAACCCGCGGAGCCGGCCGATCTGGACACCGAGGCGCTGTTGCGGGGTATGTACCGCTACCGCCGCGCGCCCGAACAGCGCACGAATACCGCCCAGATCCTGGCCTCGGGCGTGTCGATGCCCGAGGCGTTGCGCGCGGCGGACATGCTGGCCGCGGAGTGGGACGTGGCCGCCGACGTGTGGTCGGTGACCAGCTGGGGTGAGCTCAACCGCGAAGGTGTGGAGATCGAGCGGCACCGGCTGCGGCATCCCGATCAGCCCGCCCGGACTCCGCACGTGACCAGCGCCCTGGCCGACGCGGCGGGACCGGTGGTGGCGGTGTCGGACTGGATGCGTGCGGTACCCGAGCAGATCCGGCCGTGGGTCCCGGGTACCTACATCACGCTGGGGACCGACGGCTTCGGCTTCTCCGACACCCGCCCGGCCGCTCGGCGCTACTTCAACACCGACGCCGAGTCGGTCGTGGTGGCAGCGCTGGAGGGGCTCGCCCGCGACGGCGAGATCGATCCCTCGGTGGCCATCGCGGCGGCCAAGCAGTACAAGATCGACGACGTGTTCGCCGCCGCGGTGTCCTACGTCGATACCGGCAGCGCCTAG
- the kasA gene encoding 3-oxoacyl-ACP synthase KasA: MTRPSTANGGFPNVVVTAVEATTALAADIESTWKGLLAGESGIRELTDDFVTKWDLPVRIGGHLVDDVDSHLTRIELRRNSYVQRMSLVLARRLWKNAGAPEVDPDRFSVVIGTGLGGGEKIVETYDAMNEGGIRKVSPLAVQMIMPNGAAAVAGLELGARAGVITPVSACSSGSEAIAHGWRQIVMGDADFAVVGGVEGGIEALPIAAFSMMRAMSTRNDDPAGASRPFDKDRDGFVFGEAGAMMIIETEEHALARGAKPLARLLGAGITSDAFHMVAPADNGQRAGAAMKRAMETAGLEAKDIDHINAHGTATPIGDTAEANAIRVAGCENAAVYAPKSALGHSIGAVGALESVLTVLALRDGVIPPTLNYETPDPEIDLDVVAGEPRYGDYKYAINNSFGFGGHNVALAFGKY; the protein is encoded by the coding sequence ATGACCAGACCTTCCACTGCTAACGGAGGCTTCCCGAACGTCGTGGTGACTGCCGTGGAGGCCACCACGGCGCTCGCTGCTGACATCGAGAGCACGTGGAAGGGCCTCCTGGCCGGAGAAAGCGGCATCCGTGAGTTGACCGACGACTTCGTCACCAAGTGGGACCTCCCGGTGCGTATCGGTGGTCACCTGGTCGATGACGTCGACAGCCACCTGACCCGCATCGAGCTGCGCCGCAATTCCTATGTGCAGCGCATGTCGTTGGTGCTGGCCCGGCGGCTGTGGAAGAACGCAGGTGCACCCGAGGTCGATCCCGACCGGTTCTCGGTCGTGATCGGCACCGGCCTCGGTGGCGGCGAGAAGATCGTCGAGACCTACGACGCGATGAACGAGGGCGGGATCCGCAAGGTCAGCCCGCTCGCCGTTCAGATGATCATGCCCAACGGTGCCGCTGCGGTCGCCGGCCTGGAGCTGGGCGCCCGCGCCGGGGTCATCACCCCGGTGTCGGCGTGTTCGTCAGGGTCCGAGGCCATCGCCCACGGCTGGCGGCAGATCGTGATGGGTGACGCGGACTTCGCCGTTGTCGGCGGTGTGGAAGGCGGCATCGAGGCACTGCCCATCGCGGCGTTCTCGATGATGCGTGCCATGTCGACCCGCAACGACGATCCCGCCGGAGCGTCGCGGCCGTTCGACAAGGATCGCGACGGCTTCGTGTTCGGTGAGGCCGGCGCGATGATGATCATCGAGACCGAGGAGCACGCCCTGGCCCGTGGCGCCAAGCCGCTGGCCCGCCTGTTGGGTGCAGGTATCACCTCGGACGCGTTCCATATGGTCGCTCCCGCGGACAACGGTCAGCGTGCCGGTGCCGCGATGAAGCGGGCGATGGAAACCGCGGGTCTGGAAGCCAAGGACATCGATCACATCAATGCCCACGGCACGGCCACCCCGATCGGTGACACCGCCGAGGCCAACGCCATCCGCGTTGCCGGATGCGAGAACGCCGCGGTCTACGCGCCCAAGTCGGCGCTGGGTCACTCGATCGGTGCGGTCGGTGCGCTGGAGTCGGTGTTGACGGTGCTCGCGTTGCGCGACGGGGTAATCCCCCCGACGCTTAACTATGAGACACCGGATCCTGAGATCGATCTCGATGTGGTTGCGGGCGAGCCTCGTTATGGCGACTACAAGTACGCCATCAACAACTCGTTCGGATTCGGTGGCCACAATGTGGCTCTGGCGTTCGGGAAGTACTGA